A single genomic interval of Rosistilla ulvae harbors:
- a CDS encoding polysaccharide biosynthesis/export family protein, with the protein MMSPMSGIPVSHLPTEMRGESRNNLVPVPLSVLRQQAPEHYFLDEGDILGIYIEGVMPPKSGDETVESAPPVHFPEAGSDLPPSVGFPIPIRDDGTLPLPLVEPIQVRGKTLTEVEAEIRKAYVVDKKILKEGRDRILVSLMRERTYRVIVIREDEDDSLALPGGTGGGSKGSIVGGASRSGSGYTLDLPAYKNDVMHALAQTGGLPGLNAKNQVKILKANRVGQLDANGMPIMMGSYMGEGMIGGGCMPQDPCFSGYNPNQDYDPSAIRIPLRVQPGQMPQLNPADIILEEGDIVVVEARDTEVFYTGGLLPGGQFPIPRDYDLDVMGAMAIAGQGLGGTGPSRGGGAAGGLLGGGFAGASPTQLYVMRRTPGGGEFNIAVDLKRALNDQSERLMIQPGDTLILRYTPCEEAVNFSLVTFFTYGIRELFSN; encoded by the coding sequence ATGATGTCTCCGATGTCGGGAATTCCGGTCAGTCATTTGCCGACGGAAATGCGAGGAGAAAGCCGTAATAATTTGGTACCGGTCCCACTATCCGTATTACGTCAACAAGCCCCCGAGCACTACTTTCTCGACGAAGGGGACATTTTGGGCATCTACATCGAAGGTGTGATGCCCCCTAAATCCGGCGATGAAACAGTCGAATCGGCACCTCCGGTTCACTTTCCCGAAGCGGGCAGCGACCTACCACCTTCGGTCGGATTTCCGATTCCCATTCGCGACGACGGCACTCTGCCACTCCCCTTGGTCGAACCGATCCAGGTTCGCGGTAAGACGTTGACCGAAGTCGAAGCCGAAATCCGCAAGGCGTATGTCGTCGATAAGAAAATCCTCAAAGAGGGGCGCGACCGGATCTTGGTCTCGCTGATGCGTGAGCGAACGTATCGTGTGATCGTGATTCGCGAAGACGAAGATGATTCGCTTGCTTTGCCAGGCGGTACCGGTGGTGGCAGCAAAGGGAGCATCGTCGGCGGAGCTTCCCGTTCAGGATCGGGCTACACCCTCGACCTTCCCGCCTACAAGAACGACGTTATGCACGCCCTGGCTCAAACTGGTGGCCTGCCTGGCCTGAACGCCAAGAACCAAGTCAAGATCCTTAAGGCTAACCGTGTTGGACAACTCGATGCCAATGGAATGCCAATCATGATGGGCAGTTACATGGGAGAGGGCATGATCGGCGGTGGCTGCATGCCACAAGATCCTTGTTTTTCGGGATACAACCCAAACCAAGATTACGATCCATCGGCGATTCGCATTCCACTGCGAGTCCAACCCGGACAAATGCCGCAGTTGAATCCTGCGGACATTATTCTGGAAGAGGGTGATATCGTCGTCGTCGAGGCTCGCGACACCGAAGTCTTCTATACCGGCGGACTTCTGCCAGGCGGACAGTTTCCAATTCCACGCGACTATGACCTCGATGTCATGGGGGCGATGGCGATCGCAGGCCAAGGGCTTGGCGGAACCGGTCCTTCCCGCGGTGGAGGCGCTGCCGGCGGACTTCTGGGTGGCGGTTTTGCGGGGGCTTCACCGACTCAACTGTACGTGATGCGGCGAACTCCTGGTGGCGGTGAATTCAATATCGCAGTCGACCTCAAGCGGGCCCTCAACGACCAATCCGAACGGCTGATGATCCAACCGGGCGACACGCTGATCCTACGCTATACCCCATGCGAAGAAGCTGTCAACTTCAGCCTCGTCACCTTCTTCACCTACGGTATTCGCGAACTGTTCAGCAACTAA
- a CDS encoding O-antigen ligase family protein gives MPRKLRSNSTIRQSNSHRSKSWAVVIPRFCQAIVLGVLCYSAWRYGGAETVVQWQIAVGLSTAVGLGLIFVESRETTPPPRTGLCLLCFAWLLWGGLQVVPLPAELAAIISPGAAGTRAAFDQTLAEPEDQSAESRQTLPPESRTISIIPAASRLRLSVNTLGVAAFVIGSTLFATSKGRRWLLMGLAANGGAIAAWSIIQRATNASHVIPGVRNEVFTGAFSTFHYRNAGAAYLLIGLAAAVGVLIWTLVDKRLWYFGGLKKQKSNPLYSHSGAWSDLSVVASVALLLLIGFAILLSMSRGAWACAVVGLGVISLAGLAYVGWRAILAFVVCAVALTTGCTYLVAQHERIETRSADLTLDQITANDRFVHFWAGLDTALHYLPTGSGIGTYGYAHLPFKHRDTRAWFENAHNQYLEVVTESGIVGIAIVVIGIVLLARRSWSLFTRSKEPSRIAMGAAGCVALIAVVGQGFVDFVITYPANMMAAGLLLGAVSGCERRVSSKSTGLDSVPSPKPRLGFSVVASGPFAWLLLLTLPLLFSQYVFGRELHYEHVLAVTVPPGDDVVPTLSQCTENSQLLHQLTQEMPDHAIAWQRYAWWQTAELRLHILARKVQQEPSTIESLRYRTQWIAQSPLGWFESFLAGDPQQQAALRKRLAPEDEDRRLLRSAFASLSRANEMNPLIPQVQLSCATLAPWIADDWRPHVERLTQLARSNPDQLYSAGLLYFMVDDQEASIDAWKRYLAIASPRRDTILSLASKKWEPETVVERLFPAKVDLLIAMNLRALREEAFAGTVELWRRRCEQVIQSDETLSSAERHACYAQLAQLDSDFQLAAEHWQNASKAAPSNIFYRLRLATTFLKLGDDRSAQYQTLAARALGASDRQLDPIRAAIKRHRDRKAPR, from the coding sequence ATGCCACGGAAACTGCGTTCAAATTCGACGATTCGCCAATCCAATTCGCACCGTTCCAAGTCGTGGGCTGTCGTAATCCCTCGTTTTTGCCAAGCGATTGTGCTGGGCGTGCTTTGCTACTCGGCTTGGCGGTATGGCGGCGCAGAGACGGTTGTCCAATGGCAGATCGCCGTTGGGCTGAGCACTGCTGTTGGCTTGGGGCTGATATTTGTGGAGTCTCGCGAAACGACTCCTCCGCCTCGAACGGGCCTCTGTCTCCTTTGTTTTGCATGGCTGCTGTGGGGCGGGTTGCAAGTGGTTCCGTTGCCAGCGGAACTGGCTGCCATCATCTCGCCCGGGGCGGCCGGTACGCGCGCGGCGTTTGATCAAACCTTGGCGGAGCCCGAAGACCAATCCGCCGAGTCTCGCCAGACGCTGCCGCCGGAATCACGAACGATCAGCATCATCCCCGCGGCCAGTCGTCTTCGCTTGAGCGTGAACACGTTGGGGGTAGCGGCATTTGTAATCGGTAGCACGCTGTTTGCTACTTCCAAGGGTCGGCGTTGGTTGTTGATGGGGTTGGCAGCCAACGGCGGTGCAATTGCTGCCTGGTCGATCATTCAACGCGCAACGAACGCATCGCACGTTATCCCCGGAGTGCGAAATGAAGTCTTTACAGGTGCGTTTTCCACGTTTCATTATCGCAACGCGGGAGCGGCCTATCTGTTGATCGGATTGGCTGCTGCGGTCGGTGTGTTGATTTGGACGCTCGTCGACAAACGGCTCTGGTATTTCGGCGGGCTGAAGAAGCAGAAGAGCAACCCACTGTACAGCCACAGCGGGGCTTGGAGCGATCTTTCCGTGGTTGCTTCGGTCGCGCTTCTGTTATTGATTGGTTTTGCGATTTTGCTGTCGATGTCTCGTGGTGCGTGGGCTTGTGCAGTCGTCGGCCTGGGGGTGATCTCGCTCGCCGGGCTAGCCTACGTTGGTTGGCGAGCAATCCTTGCGTTTGTCGTGTGTGCGGTTGCCCTAACTACCGGATGCACCTATTTAGTCGCGCAGCACGAACGTATCGAAACACGTTCGGCAGATCTCACGCTGGACCAAATTACCGCAAATGATCGTTTTGTCCATTTCTGGGCTGGGTTGGATACTGCCCTCCATTATCTTCCCACGGGCTCAGGGATCGGCACCTACGGATACGCTCATCTTCCCTTCAAGCATCGCGACACGCGAGCCTGGTTCGAAAATGCCCACAACCAGTATCTTGAGGTGGTCACCGAAAGCGGCATTGTCGGGATCGCGATCGTCGTGATCGGGATCGTGCTGTTGGCGCGCAGGTCTTGGAGCTTGTTTACACGAAGTAAGGAACCGAGCCGGATCGCAATGGGTGCAGCAGGGTGTGTCGCATTGATTGCTGTTGTTGGTCAAGGTTTTGTCGACTTTGTGATCACCTACCCCGCGAACATGATGGCTGCGGGGCTGTTGCTGGGAGCTGTAAGCGGTTGCGAGCGACGCGTTTCTTCGAAGTCAACTGGGCTCGATTCTGTCCCCTCTCCGAAACCGCGTCTGGGCTTCAGTGTGGTTGCTTCGGGGCCCTTTGCCTGGTTGCTGCTGCTGACCCTTCCCCTGCTCTTCAGCCAATACGTTTTCGGTCGCGAGCTGCACTACGAGCACGTTTTGGCGGTCACAGTGCCCCCAGGCGACGATGTCGTACCAACCCTATCGCAATGCACCGAGAACAGCCAGTTGCTGCACCAACTGACCCAAGAGATGCCGGATCATGCGATCGCTTGGCAGCGTTATGCGTGGTGGCAGACAGCGGAACTGCGGCTTCACATTCTTGCGCGGAAGGTGCAACAGGAACCGTCGACGATCGAATCGTTGCGATATCGCACCCAGTGGATTGCTCAGTCTCCATTGGGTTGGTTCGAGTCGTTTTTGGCCGGGGATCCGCAGCAGCAAGCGGCGCTCCGAAAACGCTTGGCACCCGAAGACGAAGATCGCCGTTTGCTGCGATCCGCCTTCGCGTCGCTATCGCGAGCCAACGAAATGAATCCGTTGATTCCACAAGTGCAACTGAGCTGTGCCACGTTGGCGCCCTGGATCGCAGATGATTGGCGGCCCCACGTCGAACGTTTAACGCAACTGGCCCGCAGCAATCCCGATCAGCTTTATTCTGCTGGACTGCTTTACTTCATGGTCGACGATCAAGAGGCGTCCATTGACGCCTGGAAACGCTATCTAGCGATCGCGTCGCCACGACGCGATACGATCCTTTCGCTGGCATCAAAGAAATGGGAACCGGAAACCGTCGTCGAGCGTCTCTTTCCAGCCAAGGTGGATTTGCTGATTGCGATGAATTTGCGGGCCTTGCGGGAAGAAGCTTTTGCTGGAACCGTCGAACTTTGGCGGCGGCGATGTGAGCAAGTGATCCAGTCCGACGAAACGCTCTCATCAGCGGAACGCCATGCCTGTTACGCACAATTGGCACAACTCGATTCCGATTTCCAATTGGCGGCGGAGCACTGGCAAAACGCATCGAAAGCCGCTCCCTCGAATATCTTCTACCGCCTTCGTCTGGCCACGACTTTTCTGAAGCTGGGCGACGACCGATCTGCCCAGTATCAGACGCTCGCTGCGAGAGCTCTCGGTGCATCGGATCGGCAACTCGATCCAATCCGTGCGGCGATCAAACGCCATCGCGACCGCAAGGCTCCGCGGTAG
- a CDS encoding polysaccharide biosynthesis tyrosine autokinase has translation MNESETHRIAEQDSFEIDILRLLRRRWPLLLFGLLVGVGVAVAYQMNARVSYESNMEILIALRSSELTNSGTSSDGGIDSTVLHSDMLATHIELLTSPLILNDAIKVGRFDELESYIEARREGTSALSLLQKNLLVERGGEGDARGASVLNASYRNPNPADAEHVLTVVYERYCHYVESQTRNVGEEAASLIQQAQQTNETELRQATQEYTRFVATSAGLLDGEELRSVPHERLKGIEQELAEIRSQLAYAKSRYEMIDDLEGAKQEGEPTDIERLALLSAKEIDRLKLFIEVTKGEVDSQQFQIDQPMRSAALDAEYEKVLSLILREQALTADFGDDHPLVQRVRDEVASVKRFIREKAPGDLEALESKEMKPAQILEAYSSLLANDINELTKRQQHLVEEAKTERVLAKEVESEYLEGKALKARMVRAQQRYDEVMERLQEIQLTTNYAGFSTDLLSAPVVGTQVWPNPLVVLSLGSFAGLLLGSCGALWADYSDQTFRDPGDLERSLGASVLAHVPRFQITRKEKKAAKQSKLSPLCRTVFAPHSTEAEVLRMARTGLFVHTGRSLDKVMLVTSPMPGDGKSTMIVNLAAAIAKAGKSVLLVDADLRRPTLHKLLGVEASMGLAEYLRGDGDLESATVQTEVAGLDFISHGHHPSDPAELLESFGMERLIAEARQEYDYVFIDTPPLLAVADPLIIAAQVDSALLVVRVQKNGRRPVERSRELLVSSKVNVAGIIVNGAERGDKNFGYGEYVQPYEYGYATKYTKSYSSRDTEELATASR, from the coding sequence ATGAATGAATCAGAAACTCATCGGATCGCGGAGCAGGACAGTTTTGAAATCGACATTCTGCGATTGCTTCGTCGTCGCTGGCCACTGCTCCTGTTTGGTCTGCTGGTAGGAGTGGGCGTCGCCGTTGCCTATCAAATGAATGCCAGAGTCAGCTATGAATCCAATATGGAAATCCTGATTGCTCTGCGCTCTTCGGAGTTGACGAACAGTGGGACGTCAAGCGATGGCGGAATCGACAGTACCGTACTTCACTCCGACATGCTTGCAACGCATATCGAGTTACTGACAAGTCCTTTGATCTTGAACGACGCAATCAAGGTGGGACGGTTCGACGAACTGGAGTCGTATATCGAGGCAAGACGGGAGGGAACTTCGGCGCTTTCCTTGCTCCAAAAGAATCTGCTCGTTGAACGAGGAGGCGAAGGAGATGCCCGTGGAGCCAGTGTTTTAAACGCATCCTATCGAAACCCCAACCCGGCGGATGCGGAACATGTCTTGACAGTTGTCTACGAGCGGTATTGCCATTATGTAGAGTCTCAGACCAGGAACGTTGGCGAAGAGGCGGCATCTTTGATCCAACAGGCGCAACAGACCAATGAAACGGAACTCCGTCAGGCCACGCAGGAGTATACACGTTTCGTCGCTACCTCGGCGGGACTGCTCGATGGTGAGGAACTCCGCAGTGTTCCACACGAACGCTTGAAAGGGATTGAGCAAGAGCTCGCCGAGATTCGCTCGCAGCTCGCCTACGCCAAGTCACGCTATGAAATGATCGACGACCTCGAAGGGGCGAAGCAAGAGGGCGAGCCCACCGATATCGAACGGCTTGCATTGCTGAGTGCCAAGGAGATCGATCGGTTAAAATTGTTTATCGAAGTGACAAAAGGGGAAGTCGATAGTCAACAGTTCCAGATCGATCAACCTATGCGGTCAGCCGCCCTTGACGCGGAATATGAAAAGGTGCTCAGCTTGATTCTCCGTGAGCAGGCTTTGACAGCCGATTTTGGTGACGATCACCCACTTGTCCAACGCGTCCGCGACGAGGTTGCCTCGGTCAAACGATTTATTCGCGAGAAAGCACCGGGTGATTTGGAGGCCTTGGAATCAAAAGAGATGAAGCCAGCGCAAATATTAGAAGCTTATTCCTCGTTGCTCGCGAATGACATCAACGAACTCACCAAGCGACAACAGCATCTTGTGGAGGAAGCAAAGACCGAACGCGTGCTGGCGAAAGAAGTCGAGTCGGAATATCTCGAAGGCAAGGCGCTAAAGGCACGGATGGTTCGAGCTCAACAGCGCTATGACGAAGTTATGGAACGCCTGCAAGAAATACAATTAACGACAAACTACGCCGGCTTTTCAACCGACCTCTTGTCCGCTCCTGTTGTCGGAACCCAAGTCTGGCCCAATCCGCTGGTTGTGCTTTCGCTGGGCAGTTTCGCTGGGCTATTGCTTGGTTCTTGTGGCGCCCTGTGGGCCGACTATTCCGATCAAACTTTTCGCGATCCGGGCGATCTAGAGCGTTCTTTGGGGGCCAGCGTGCTCGCTCATGTTCCTCGATTCCAGATCACTCGCAAAGAAAAGAAGGCGGCAAAACAATCGAAGCTGTCACCCTTGTGTCGAACCGTATTTGCCCCGCACAGTACCGAGGCGGAGGTCTTGCGGATGGCTCGCACGGGCCTGTTTGTACACACCGGCCGCTCTCTCGACAAAGTCATGCTGGTTACGAGCCCGATGCCGGGGGATGGTAAGTCGACGATGATTGTCAATCTCGCCGCCGCGATCGCTAAAGCGGGAAAAAGTGTGTTGTTGGTCGATGCCGACCTGCGGCGCCCAACACTGCACAAGTTGCTGGGAGTCGAAGCCTCCATGGGACTCGCCGAATATTTACGCGGCGACGGCGACCTGGAAAGTGCGACGGTGCAAACCGAAGTCGCCGGACTCGATTTTATCTCCCACGGACATCACCCCAGCGATCCGGCTGAATTACTAGAGTCATTTGGCATGGAGCGATTGATTGCCGAAGCGAGACAAGAGTATGACTATGTATTCATCGATACTCCACCTTTGCTGGCCGTCGCCGACCCGTTGATTATCGCCGCACAGGTCGATTCCGCACTGTTGGTCGTCCGTGTTCAAAAGAATGGCAGACGGCCTGTAGAACGGTCACGCGAGTTGCTAGTGTCGAGCAAAGTCAATGTTGCGGGCATCATAGTCAACGGTGCCGAACGCGGGGACAAGAATTTTGGATATGGCGAATACGTGCAGCCTTACGAATACGGCTACGCCACAAAGTACACCAAGTCGTACTCTTCTCGAGACACTGAAGAATTAGCGACGGCAAGTCGCTAG
- a CDS encoding polysaccharide biosynthesis protein has translation MSIFFATCFVAFAIRFEFRLNENAIQLFQQCLFPLLLVKLITFYLFRSFHGWWRYVTFSDLRSLGKATLVSFVLVSIIDHFFLSLQIPRSVLIIDSMLTILALGTVRSSWRLLHEEVRPIVDGTPRKRTVVIGTSDTALRLANQLRSQPRLGFVIVGIASVDRMSGSRWLSSLPVLGDLNALPSLVSAYRVQELLVPAGELTGQQMRELTQSLEASGRKLHVIPRMEDVFSGDGKIPLRDVDINDLLRRDPVVLDNLAIGEIINDRRVLVTGAGGSIGSEISRQVLGAGPAELILLGRGENRIFEIEQELKQRQCEIKIVPVIADITDVPRMRQVFEKFRPEIIFHAAAHKHVPLMEANVGEAIKNNIIGTRGLADLADEYDVRKFVLISTDKAVNPTSVMGTSKHLAERYVNALSKSSDTKFIVVRFGNVLGSNGSVVPTFRRQIENGGPITVTDPRMRRFFMTIPEASRLVLQAAAMGNGGEIFVLDMGEPIKIVDLAKDMIRLSGLPEEAIEIVFSGKRPGEKLYEELYFSDEESLPTSHPKLRASQHRSHGLTEANASVEMLLNECDEEQIKCILEQLVPEYAVANRARFAQEIAIAKNSPMTH, from the coding sequence GTGTCGATATTTTTCGCCACCTGTTTTGTCGCGTTCGCCATTCGCTTCGAGTTTCGGCTCAACGAAAATGCAATTCAATTGTTTCAGCAGTGCCTGTTCCCGCTACTTCTAGTAAAGCTAATCACGTTTTATCTGTTCCGTAGTTTTCACGGTTGGTGGCGATACGTTACCTTCTCCGACTTGCGATCGCTTGGAAAAGCGACCCTCGTTTCATTTGTCTTGGTGTCGATCATCGACCACTTCTTTCTCTCGCTCCAGATACCACGCTCCGTCTTGATCATCGATTCGATGTTGACGATCCTTGCTCTCGGAACCGTTCGTTCCAGCTGGCGTCTGTTGCATGAAGAAGTTCGGCCGATTGTCGATGGAACACCTCGCAAGCGAACAGTTGTCATCGGCACCAGCGACACGGCGCTCCGGTTGGCAAACCAATTGCGATCGCAACCGCGACTAGGGTTTGTGATCGTGGGGATTGCGTCGGTTGATCGGATGTCGGGATCGAGATGGTTGTCCAGTCTTCCCGTGCTTGGTGATCTAAATGCACTCCCTTCATTGGTCTCCGCCTATCGGGTTCAAGAGTTGCTGGTTCCGGCGGGGGAATTGACCGGACAGCAAATGCGTGAACTGACCCAAAGCCTGGAAGCGAGTGGGCGAAAATTGCACGTGATACCGCGGATGGAAGACGTTTTTTCGGGTGACGGCAAGATTCCACTTCGCGACGTCGATATCAACGACCTTCTTCGCCGTGATCCTGTTGTCTTGGATAATCTGGCGATCGGAGAAATTATCAACGACCGTCGCGTGCTGGTGACCGGTGCGGGAGGGAGCATCGGATCAGAGATCTCGCGTCAAGTGCTTGGCGCCGGGCCCGCCGAATTGATTCTGTTGGGACGCGGGGAAAATCGAATTTTCGAGATCGAGCAAGAATTGAAGCAACGACAGTGCGAGATCAAGATCGTGCCCGTGATTGCCGACATCACCGACGTTCCGCGGATGCGTCAGGTCTTCGAAAAATTTCGCCCCGAGATCATCTTTCATGCCGCAGCTCACAAACATGTGCCATTGATGGAAGCCAATGTTGGCGAAGCGATCAAGAACAACATTATCGGGACACGTGGTCTCGCCGATCTCGCCGACGAATATGATGTTCGCAAGTTTGTCTTGATCTCGACAGATAAAGCTGTCAATCCAACCAGCGTGATGGGCACCTCGAAGCACCTTGCGGAGCGATATGTCAACGCCCTCTCAAAGTCATCGGACACCAAATTCATCGTCGTTCGTTTCGGCAACGTCTTGGGCTCCAACGGTAGCGTGGTTCCCACCTTCCGGCGGCAAATTGAAAACGGAGGCCCGATCACCGTCACCGATCCAAGGATGCGACGCTTCTTCATGACGATCCCCGAAGCATCGCGATTGGTTCTGCAAGCGGCCGCGATGGGCAATGGTGGCGAAATTTTTGTTCTCGACATGGGGGAACCTATCAAGATCGTCGATCTCGCCAAAGATATGATCCGTTTGTCAGGCTTGCCCGAGGAAGCGATTGAGATTGTGTTCAGTGGAAAACGACCAGGAGAAAAGCTCTATGAAGAGCTTTACTTCAGCGACGAAGAAAGTCTCCCCACATCGCACCCCAAACTCCGCGCCTCCCAGCACCGATCACATGGATTAACTGAGGCAAACGCATCCGTTGAGATGTTACTGAATGAATGTGACGAAGAGCAAATTAAATGCATTCTGGAACAATTGGTTCCTGAGTATGCAGTCGCGAATCGCGCTCGGTTCGCCCAAGAAATAGCGATAGCCAAAAACTCGCCGATGACACATTGA
- a CDS encoding sulfotransferase family 2 domain-containing protein, producing MLKPANRATPERWRTSLQIVRRLHLFRSKGIIYIHIPKAGGSSVNEAIYGRFMGHYTIQQVHRIASSKTRSLPSFSLTRNPWARLFSAYRFAIAGRGTGGTVTAGIRHPKRYQKKEFGTFDSFIFDWLRKRNINKLDGVFRLQSNYVCDNKGRVMVDHLGRLEDLDTTYIWLAKYLGASLEFPHSNRSGTEVNYREHYNSETARIVGDIYAEDVERFRYKF from the coding sequence ATGCTAAAGCCCGCAAATAGAGCGACGCCTGAGCGATGGCGTACCAGCTTGCAAATAGTTAGACGATTACATCTGTTTCGGAGCAAGGGCATTATATACATACATATACCAAAGGCGGGAGGATCAAGTGTTAATGAAGCAATATACGGTCGTTTCATGGGGCATTACACAATCCAGCAAGTGCATCGAATCGCTTCATCTAAAACCCGCTCCCTCCCTTCGTTCTCGCTGACAAGGAACCCGTGGGCTCGCCTATTTTCCGCTTACCGTTTTGCCATTGCAGGTCGCGGAACTGGTGGAACCGTCACGGCGGGAATACGGCATCCCAAACGCTACCAAAAAAAAGAATTCGGCACTTTCGATAGCTTTATCTTTGACTGGTTGCGCAAACGCAACATCAACAAACTCGATGGCGTGTTCCGTTTGCAATCAAACTATGTATGCGACAATAAAGGGCGAGTCATGGTTGACCATCTAGGACGTCTGGAAGACTTGGACACAACCTACATTTGGCTTGCGAAATACCTTGGTGCGTCCTTGGAATTCCCGCACAGCAACCGATCGGGAACAGAAGTCAACTATCGCGAACACTACAACAGCGAAACAGCCCGGATCGTTGGCGACATTTATGCCGAGGATGTTGAGCGTTTCAGGTACAAGTTCTAA
- a CDS encoding class I SAM-dependent methyltransferase, translated as MLPEMLRKLKNRVTHRPDTNAIAAYRDHCTTHSTDANEWASQIDADIWKESLEFAQSQRSLADRVLQQIPVKLGGGGFYALLYFITRIARPTTIVETGVAAGFSSRAFLKSIEVNDHGRLISSDFPYIRFDNPERYIGVLVEPEIRCNWTLLIGCDRRNLPLIAEEAGEIDLLHYDSDKTVEGRNFALQSLEKNITSSTIVVFDDIQDNLHFRDYVAASNREHLIFEFLGKYIGFVPPLHSTKWNRK; from the coding sequence ATGCTTCCTGAGATGTTGCGCAAGCTTAAAAATCGCGTGACTCATCGACCCGACACCAACGCAATTGCAGCCTATCGCGATCACTGCACGACCCACTCCACGGATGCCAACGAGTGGGCAAGCCAAATCGATGCAGACATTTGGAAGGAATCGCTAGAATTCGCCCAATCTCAAAGGTCACTGGCTGATCGCGTGCTCCAGCAGATTCCGGTAAAGCTTGGCGGCGGCGGGTTCTATGCTTTACTGTATTTTATCACTCGAATTGCACGTCCAACCACCATTGTTGAAACAGGGGTTGCCGCGGGCTTCAGTTCGCGGGCTTTCCTTAAATCAATCGAAGTCAATGACCACGGCCGACTGATAAGCAGTGATTTTCCATACATTCGCTTCGACAATCCTGAACGGTATATTGGCGTTCTTGTGGAGCCAGAGATTCGATGCAATTGGACACTGTTAATTGGTTGTGACCGTCGGAATCTTCCCTTGATCGCCGAAGAGGCTGGCGAAATCGACCTGCTGCACTATGACTCCGATAAAACGGTCGAAGGACGCAATTTTGCATTGCAAAGTTTAGAAAAAAACATAACTTCATCAACAATCGTGGTGTTCGACGATATTCAAGACAATTTACACTTCCGGGACTATGTCGCGGCATCCAATCGCGAGCATTTAATTTTTGAATTTCTTGGGAAATACATCGGGTTTGTGCCTCCGCTTCACAGTACAAAATGGAATCGAAAATGA
- a CDS encoding class I SAM-dependent methyltransferase gives MIEKTSLASLAAKHHSDKGLAGPTPRWNGNNYVDIYEAYLRDRRLDPIVMLEIGIGVTGPYWRADIAQAANCGGGASVKMWQDYFASGMIYAMDINPAQHLDTDRIKTFVVDQGSRQELNSFKKQMAGVRFDFIIDDGSHRGDHQQCSMELLWPTLKSNGLYIIEDLNDYGFGEQTDGRHGSSDCVSTRRLFREYLRTGSILTPNGFDDTSFFSQIEDACFHSPRPKLDFSMIGREAVRCVLGRAKKGVGQTKFSEGSHKMLVLTKR, from the coding sequence ATGATCGAGAAAACCTCACTCGCATCACTGGCGGCGAAACACCACAGTGACAAAGGACTTGCCGGCCCCACCCCTAGGTGGAACGGAAACAACTATGTCGATATCTATGAGGCGTATTTGCGCGACCGGAGATTAGACCCGATTGTGATGCTGGAGATCGGCATTGGGGTTACCGGTCCATATTGGCGCGCCGATATCGCACAAGCGGCAAATTGCGGTGGAGGTGCATCGGTGAAAATGTGGCAAGACTATTTTGCGAGTGGAATGATCTACGCTATGGACATAAATCCGGCGCAGCATCTCGATACTGATCGCATCAAAACATTTGTTGTAGATCAGGGATCACGACAAGAACTCAATTCGTTTAAAAAACAGATGGCAGGCGTACGGTTCGACTTCATTATTGATGATGGCAGTCATCGTGGCGATCACCAGCAATGTTCAATGGAATTGTTGTGGCCGACGCTCAAGAGCAACGGGCTGTATATTATCGAAGATTTGAACGACTATGGGTTCGGAGAGCAAACGGATGGTAGGCATGGTTCCTCTGACTGTGTTTCAACAAGGCGTTTGTTTCGCGAATACTTAAGGACGGGGTCGATCCTTACTCCAAATGGATTCGATGATACTTCCTTTTTCAGTCAAATTGAAGATGCTTGTTTTCATAGCCCACGTCCGAAGCTCGACTTTTCAATGATTGGTCGAGAAGCGGTGAGGTGCGTTCTGGGACGTGCCAAGAAGGGTGTAGGTCAAACGAAGTTTTCGGAAGGAAGCCACAAGATGTTGGTTTTGACGAAGCGATAG